GGTGAGGAGGACGCGGCGATCACCGTCTCCTTCGACCGCCCGTACGCGGGCGCCGGCCTGCCCATCCACGTGGGCCACGCGTACGACTTCATCCGCTGGGCCGAGCGCTACGGCTACGACATCGCCTACGCCGACGCCCGCGATCTGCACGCGGGCAAGATCGACCCGACCCGCTACCGGGGGCTGGTCTTCCCCGGCCACGACGAGTACTGGTCGCTCCCCATGCGCCGCACCGTCGAGCGGGCGCGCCGGCACGGCACGTCGCTGGTCTTCCTCTCCGCCAACACCATGTACTGGCAGGTCGAGTTGGGCCCGTCCGCCTCCGGCGTCCCCGACCGTCTCCTCACCTGCCGCAAACGCCACGGCCCCGGCCGCCCGGCCCTCTGGCGGGAGGTGGACAAGCCGGAGCAGCAACTGCTCGGCATCCAGTACGTGGGACGGGTCCCCGAGCCGCACCCGATGGTCGTACGGAACGCGGAGCACTGGTTCTGGGAAGCCACCGGCGCCGCCGAGGGCGACGAGATCCCCGGCCTGGTCGCCGGGGAGGCCGACCGTTACTTCCCGCGTACGGCGCTGCCCGAGCACGACGAACGGATGCTGCTGGCCCACTCGCCCTACCGGGACGGCGACAACGCCCTTCGTTACCAGGAGACTTCGCTCTACCGGGCACCCTCCGGCGCCCTCGTCTTCGCCTCGGGGACCTTCGCGTGGTCGCCCGCCCTGGACCGGCCCGGCCATGTCGACTCCCGCGTCCAGCGGGCGACCGCGAATCTTCTCGACCGGATCTGCAAGCGCGACTGAACGCGCCCGGGCCCGTGGGACAGGCCACCTCGCCCCGCCCCCACGCACGCCCCACTCCCCGCGTACGGGAGAATCGGAACCGGAAAGCACCCGCGGCGAGGAACGAGGAACCGTGTCCGGATTCGTAGAAAAGCCCGAGCCGCTTCAGGTCCCGGGCCTGGTGCATCTGCACACCGGCAAGGTGCGCGACCTGTACCGGAACGAGACGGGCGATCTCGTGATGGTCGCCAGCGACCGCATCTCCGCGTACGACTGGGTCCTGCCCACCGAGATCCCCGACAAGGGCCGGGTCCTGACCCAGCTCTCGCTCTGGTGGTTCGACAAGTTCACCGATCTCGCCCCGAGCCATGTCATCTCCACGGACCTCCCGGACGGCGCCCCCGCCGACTGGGCCGGCCGCACACTCATCTGCGAGCCCCTGCGGATGACCCCGGTCGAGTGCGTCGCCCGCGGTTATCTCACCGGCTCCGGCCTCGCCGAGTACGAGCAGACCCGCACCGTCTGCGGACTCGCCCTCCCCGAGGGCCTGGTCGACGGCTCCGAGCTGCCTGCGCCGATCTTCACCCCCGCCACGAAGGCCGCCGTCGGCGACCACGACGAGAACGTGTCGTACGAGGAGGTCGCCCGCCAGGTCGGCGCGGAGACCGCCGCGCTCCTGCGCCGTACGACGCTCGACGTCTACGGGCGCGCCCGCGACATCGCCCGCGACCGGGGCATCATCCTGGCCGACACGAAGTTCGAGTTCGGCTTCGACACCGACGACCGGCTGGT
This window of the Streptomyces niveus genome carries:
- a CDS encoding N,N-dimethylformamidase beta subunit family domain-containing protein, which produces MCADHIRRWESGALAHAVSDPFGQGPVPWLRGSETYFDDTGQVVPWYADPTLGRDRGGTRTADDVHRQIKGFASTGAAAPGESIDFHVTVDPPQPFAVDIYRIGHYGGEGARKITTSPRLSGIVQPAPLAAERTVSCHHWWLSWRLQIPSYWSLGAYVAVLTTTDGYRSHIPFTVRDSHPADLLLLLPDITWQAYNLYPEDGHLGASLYHAWDERGRLLGEEDAAITVSFDRPYAGAGLPIHVGHAYDFIRWAERYGYDIAYADARDLHAGKIDPTRYRGLVFPGHDEYWSLPMRRTVERARRHGTSLVFLSANTMYWQVELGPSASGVPDRLLTCRKRHGPGRPALWREVDKPEQQLLGIQYVGRVPEPHPMVVRNAEHWFWEATGAAEGDEIPGLVAGEADRYFPRTALPEHDERMLLAHSPYRDGDNALRYQETSLYRAPSGALVFASGTFAWSPALDRPGHVDSRVQRATANLLDRICKRD
- a CDS encoding phosphoribosylaminoimidazolesuccinocarboxamide synthase; this translates as MSGFVEKPEPLQVPGLVHLHTGKVRDLYRNETGDLVMVASDRISAYDWVLPTEIPDKGRVLTQLSLWWFDKFTDLAPSHVISTDLPDGAPADWAGRTLICEPLRMTPVECVARGYLTGSGLAEYEQTRTVCGLALPEGLVDGSELPAPIFTPATKAAVGDHDENVSYEEVARQVGAETAALLRRTTLDVYGRARDIARDRGIILADTKFEFGFDTDDRLVLADEVLTPDSSRFWPAATWEPGHAQPSYDKQYVRDWLTSPASGWDRASEQPPPELPQEIVDATRAKYLEAYELLTGTRW